A single region of the Lotus japonicus ecotype B-129 chromosome 4, LjGifu_v1.2 genome encodes:
- the LOC130713934 gene encoding flavonoid 3'-monooxygenase CYP75B137-like, producing the protein MILLSTLFQNLNLEDWCSDTTNLIVATLVISAITWYTWLFFLKPKAQSPPLPPGPPGLPIFGNLLSLDPELHTYFAGLARTHGPIFKLWLGSKLAIVVTSPSMARHVLKDNDAVFANRDVPAAARAGFYGGSDIVWNPYGPEWRMLRKVCVLKMLSATTLDSLYHIRRNEVSKMVRHLQSRVGSPVNVGEQAFLTVMNVIMSMMWGGSVEGAERETMGAEFREAVAEMSALLGKPNLSDFFPGLARFDLQGVEKQMQAVVLRFDRIFEKVIGERLKMEAEGKGNDSKDFLQFLLNLKEEGDSKTTLSITHVKALLMDMLVGGSDTSSNTVEFAMAEIMHKPEVMKRVQDELEGVVGKDNMVEESHLHKLPYLLAVMKETLRLHPTVPLLVPHCPSEATSTGGYTIPKGSRVFVNVWAIHRDPSIWEKPLEFDPERFLDAKWDFSGNDFSYFPFGSGRRICVGIPMAERSVLYFLATLVHMFNWTVPEGEKLDISEKFGITLKKKTPLVAIPTPRLSNPDLYQ; encoded by the exons ATGATTCTACTCTCAACTTTGTTTCAGAACTTGAACCTGGAGGATTGGTGCAGTGACACCACAAACCTGATAGTAGCAACCTTGGTCATTTCAGCCATCACTTGGTACACATGGCTCTTCTTCCTCAAACCCAAAGCCCAGAGCCCGCCACTGCCGCCGGGCCCACCGGGCCTCCCAATCTTCGGGAACCTTCTATCCCTCGACCCGGAACTTCACACTTACTTCGCCGGGTTAGCCCGTACCCATGGCCCGATTTTCAAGCTCTGGCTCGGGAGCAAGCTTGCCATCGTGGTCACCTCACCTTCCATGGCTCGTCACGTGCTCAAGGACAACGACGCCGTCTTCGCCAACCGTGACGTGCCCGCCGCCGCCAGAGCAGGCTTCTACGGCGGCTCGGACATCGTATGGAACCCGTACGGACCTGAGTGGCGGATGCTGAGGAAAGTCTGCGTGCTCAAGATGCTCAGCGCCACCACCCTGGATTCCCTTTACCACATCCGCCGCAACGAGGTCAGCAAAATGGTCAGGCACCTGCAAAGTCGGGTCGGGTCGCCGGTGAACGTGGGGGAGCAAGCGTTTCTGACGGTGATGAACGTGATTATGAGCATGATGTGGGGAGGTTCGGTGGAAGGGGCGGAGAGGGAAACCATGGGAGCGGAGTTCAGGGAGGCGGTGGCGGAGATGTCGGCTCTTCTGGGGAAGCCAAACCTGTCGGATTTCTTTCCTGGATTGGCCCGGTTTGATTTGCAAGGAGTGGAGAAACAGATGCAAGCTGTGGTTCTGCGTTTTGATAGAATATTTGAGAAGGTGATTGGTGAACGGTTGAAGATGGAAGCGGAGGGGAAGGGTAATGACAGCAAGGATTTTCTGCAGTTTTTGTTGAATTTGAAGGAAGAGGGTGATTCCAAGACAACACTTTCCATAACCCATGTTAAGGCCCTTCTCATG GACATGCTTGTAGGTGGAAGTGACACGTCCTCCAACACAGTTGAGTTTGCAATGGCGGAAATTATGCACAAGCCAGAGGTAATGAAGAGGGTTCAAGACGAATTGGAAGGTGTAGTTGGGAAAGATAACATGGTTGAAGAGTCACATCTTCATAAGCTTCCCTACTTGCTTGCTGTGATGAAAGAAACTCTTCGGCTGCACCCTACAGTTCCACTTTTAGTCCCACACTGCCCCAGTGAAGCCACTTCTACAGGAGGCTACACAATCCCAAAGGGTTCTCGGGTGTTTGTGAATGTGTGGGCTATTCATAGGGACCCTTCCATTTGGGAGAAACCACTAGAATTTGATCCTGAAAGGTTCTTGGATGCCAAATGGGATTTTAGTGGGAATGACTTCAGTTATTTCCCCTTTGGTTCTGGAAGAAGAATTTGTGTAGGAATACCAATGGCAGAGAGGTCTGTTTTGTACTTTCTAGCAACACTAGTGCACATGTTTAATTGGACAGTACCAGAAGGAGAAAAGTTAGATATATCAGAGAAGTTTGGTATTACTCTCAAGAAGAAAACACCACTAGTTGCCATCCCCACCCCACGACTATCCAATCCTGATCTTTATCAATAG
- the LOC130714644 gene encoding flavonoid 3'-monooxygenase CYP75B137-like, whose translation MIQLSTLLQYLNLKDWCSDTTNLIVATLVISATTWYARLCFLKPKAQSPPLPPGPPGLPIFGNLLSLDPELHTYFARLARTHGPIFKLWLGSKLAIVVTSSSMARHVLKDHDTVFANRDVTATGRAAFYGGSDIVWNPYGPEWRMLRKVCVLKMLNVTTLDSLYHIRGDEVRKMVRRLHNRVGSPVNVGEQAFLTQMNVLMNMMWGRSVEGAEGETMGAEFKEAVADMMTLIGKPNLSDFFPGLARFDLQGVKKQMQAVVLRFDRIFDKVIGERVKMEAKGKENESNDFLQFLLDLKEEGDSKVPLSITHVKALLMDMLVGGSDTSSNTVEFAMAEMMHKPEVMKRVQDELEGVVGKDNMVEESHLHQLPYLLAVMKETLRLHPTVPLLVPHCPSEATSTGGYTIPKGSRVFVNVWAIHRDPSIWEKPLEFDPERFLDAKWDFSGNDFSYFPFGSGRRICVGIPMAERSVLYFLTTLVHMFDWTVPEGEKLDISEKFGITLKKETPLVAIPTPRLSNPDLYQ comes from the exons ATGATTCAGCTCTCAACTTTGCTTCAATACCTGAACTTGAAGGATTGGTGTAGTGACACCACAAACCTGATCGTAGCAACCTTGGTCATTTCAGCCACCACTTGGTACGCACGGCTCTGCTTCCTTAAACCGAAAGCCCAGAGCCCACCACTGCCACCAGGCCCACCGGGCCTCCCCATCTTCGGGAACCTTCTATCTCTCGACCCGGAACTTCACACTTACTTCGCCAGGTTGGCCCGAACCCATGGCCCGATTTTCAAGCTCTGGCTCGGAAGCAAGCTTGCCATCGTGGTCACCTCATCTTCCATGGCCCGTCACGTGCTCAAGGACCACGACACCGTCTTCGCCAACCGTGACGTGACCGCCACCGGTAGAGCTGCCTTCTACGGCGGCTCCGACATAGTGTGGAACCCGTACGGACCCGAGTGGCGGATGCTGAGGAAAGTGTGCGTGCTCAAGATGCTCAACGTCACCACTCTGGATTCCCTTTACCACATCCGTGGCGACGAGGTCAGAAAAATGGTCAGGCGCCTGCACAATCGGGTCGGGTCTCCGGTGAACGTGGGGGAGCAGGCGTTTCTGACGCAGATGAACGTGCTTATGAACATGATGTGGGGAAGGTCGGTGGAAGGGGCTGAGGGGGAAACCATGGGGGCGGAGTTCAAGGAGGCGGTGGCGGATATGATGACTCTTATAGGGAAGCCGAACCTGTCAGATTTCTTCCCAGGATTGGCCAGGTTTGATTTGCAAGGCGTGAAGAAACAAATGCAAGCGGTGGTTCTGCGTTTCGACAGAATATTCGATAAGGTGATTGGTGAACGGGTGAAGATGGAAGCGAAGGGGAAGGAGAATGAAAGCAACGATTTTCTGCAGTTTTTGTTGGATTTGAAGGAAGAGGGTGATTCCAAGGTGCCACTTTCCATAACCCACGTTAAAGCACTTCTCATG GACATGCTTGTAGGTGGAAGTGACACGTCCTCCAACACAGTTGAGTTTGCAATGGCGGAAATGATGCACAAGCCAGAGGTAATGAAGAGGGTTCAAGACGAATTGGAAGGTGTAGTTGGGAAAGATAACATGGTTGAAGAGTCACATCTTCATCAGCTTCCCTACTTGCTTGCTGTGATGAAAGAAACTCTTCGGCTGCACCCTACAGTTCCACTTTTAGTCCCCCACTGCCCCAGTGAAGCCACTTCTACAGGAGGCTACACAATCCCAAAGGGTTCTCGGGTGTTTGTGAATGTGTGGGCTATTCATAGGGACCCTTCCATTTGGGAGAAACCACTAGAATTTGATCCTGAAAGGTTCTTGGATGCCAAATGGGATTTTAGTGGGAATGACTTCAGTTATTTCCCCTTTGGTTCTGGAAGAAGAATTTGTGTAGGAATACCAATGGCAGAGAGGTCTGTTTTGTACTTTCTAACAACACTAGTGCACATGTTTGATTGGACAGTACCAGAAGGAGAAAAGTTAGATATATCAGAGAAGTTTGGTATTACTCTAAAAAAGGAAACACCTCTAGTTGCCATCCCCACCCCACGACTATCCAATCCTGATCTTTATCAATGA